The nucleotide window TATGTGGCACGCCATGTAGAATCGTCTAGTTATTCTGTCAGTCACGtcaatttttaacagtagaattggacaaaatttttaatagaaaaaactaatttgctttttgatctaatgtatagggactaatttatcCCTTTTTCTATAGTAAAGgagggcaaaatgcaatctaactcttgagactccatgatacttttattatatgtatatttataatgGCACTTTTTTTCCCATATtgaaattgatttaaaatgtGGGTTTTACTTGTAATAGGGGATATCAGCTTACATGGCTAACTTGGGTCTTAGAGATAGCTTAACAATCGACAATGGTTATTCAAGAGGCCCACAAGTTGTTGCACTTGCATGCAAAACTGTTGGTGGTGGAAGCGATAGGTCATTGGATCTTTGTGCAAGGGTTTGCATCATTGATGAAAATGAGAATATAATCTTCCATACTTATGTTAAACCTTCTATTCCAGTTACAAACTATAGGTATGCCCATAGAATAAATCCGAGTAATCCCTAATCTTTTCATGTTCAACATATATTCAAACTTGGTCCGACACTTGCCTTAGTCTGAGTAACATAGGTTCCTTGTTTGAATTACTTTCAGGTACGAAACAACAGGCATTCGACCAGAACATTTGAGGGATGCAATGCCATTGAGACAAGTTCAAAGAAAGGTTCAAGATTTCCTTTGCAATGGAGAACCAACGTGGAAAATTCGATCACCTAAAGGTGGAAAAGCTAGGATTCTTGTAGGGCATGGTCTTGATCATGACCTAGATAAAATGCAAGTCGAATATCCACCAATTATGATAAGGTAAAAGATTAAggatgccatatatatatatatataacatacattCAAAAGGAATATATATGAGTCAAACTACAATCTTTGTTCAATACAGCTTGCAGGTTTTGTATTATTCGAACTCTTCAGTTTTCTTAAAGTATTCATGTTCGATATTTGTTTACAGGGATACTGCAAAATATCCTCCCTTGATGAAAACAAGCAAACTTAGCAACTCACTCAAGTACTTAACTCAAGCATATTTGGGGTAAGTATCTATAGATCATCCATTTCTCCCCTATACGATCGGTATCCGATCGATGATCGTTAACGAGAGAGTGATGCATTATGTTGGGTGTGAATTAGGTATGACATTCAAAATGGCATTCAAGATCCTTATGAGGATTGTGTTGCAACAATGAGGCTTTACGTTAGGATGAGGAGACAAGTTCATAGGAGACAAGACTATCCGTTGGCTTCCGACCCTCAAAACCGGAACAACTTCGCATCGTGGAGGCAAAACGAGCTCGAGAGGATGTCCCCTGAAGAAATGTTGGCAATCTCAAGGTCTGATTACTACTGTTGGTGCTTGGATTCTGCGTAAAAACACTGAGAAATGCCACTATTTCATTCTCCTCCTCCCCCAATTACTTGTTATAGCAATAAGAAGGAAGTAATTAATTGTTATTTCCCTAGTGTTTATTTGTACTAGTAAC belongs to Gossypium arboreum isolate Shixiya-1 chromosome 7, ASM2569848v2, whole genome shotgun sequence and includes:
- the LOC108475241 gene encoding RNA exonuclease 4: MECADNPRNKCAACYRQFNRMEHLVDHMRTSFHSVHEPTCGVCKKHCRSFESLREHLIGPLPKQECRNVFNIRGCKFCLAILDSPYALRVHQDRCQLSGVSHGISAYMANLGLRDSLTIDNGYSRGPQVVALACKTVGGGSDRSLDLCARVCIIDENENIIFHTYVKPSIPVTNYRYETTGIRPEHLRDAMPLRQVQRKVQDFLCNGEPTWKIRSPKGGKARILVGHGLDHDLDKMQVEYPPIMIRDTAKYPPLMKTSKLSNSLKYLTQAYLGYDIQNGIQDPYEDCVATMRLYVRMRRQVHRRQDYPLASDPQNRNNFASWRQNELERMSPEEMLAISRSDYYCWCLDSA